AGACTATGCAATGATCCCTTAAGGAAAATAGGAAAAGTGTACCGAAAAATggaattctttctttttcatttcaggaTGTTAACCTTGCAATAGTGGCATTATGTAGCCAGTTTCCGTTAAAAACGTTTGTAGGTTCGAAATCAGTCGTCAATGGGGCGGCCTTCGACAGAGGTGGGGATTCCAGTAAAATAGCATGTGCcgtaataaaaggaaaagtaaaatGGCAATTGTTAAGAGCCACGAACGAAAGTCTGctgtaacacacaaaaaaaagaagaggaggaggaaaatAGCGAACAAATAGGAAGGGAACCTTAAACATCTATGACCTACAAGCTGTATTTGCCCAACCCCTCCCTGATTTGGCTGAACCTAAGTTTtctctcctctctttttttcaattttgctAATAATGCCAATGtgtcaaaatgaattttcaaaagtAACTAATAATATAGTTACAGATTACAAAAATTTGgggagagcaaaaaaaaaaaaaatctatcttgacatctttattctaaaaaaaaaaaaatcaatcgctgcggtttttatctattttcttGCGGTGCAGTGGGCAGGAAGTCGGGGAGTTGAAAGTGCATTTTTGGCTGAGGTCCCGCCGATCGGGAATGGGAGGACTATGGCTATCAGCGGTCACCGCTTGACTGAGCCCGTTACGGATGAATATACACACAGCGGTCATCAGCCTCTTCTTGTATGGCTCCTCCCCAAAAACATATTCTCGattacggtttttttttttccctttcacacacacacacacacacatacagagaTAAGAACACAGATTCAGTTATACCCCTTGTATATATGTACACACATTTCCGGATTTAGGCGTCTCCCCTCTTCCCCGACGTAGTGGAGAATAGCTTCTGATTCTTATATCTTGTTCCAATCTCGTCCTGTCCACGAAGCTCGCGTTATCCAGCCTTCGATAAAAATATGTTAGATGAAGCAAATCGCAGATATTGGCTATATAAACAGGACCATCATCTCACCCTGTCACCCCCTGCTCCCcgtatagagaaaaaaaaaataatgataatgaTATACattgcttgttttctttttacattttcacATTGTATTGTATAATTCGGCCAACCATTCATACTCTGAGAAAGCCAGTGGTTCACTTATGTTTTAGCTTATTTATGGCACACAAAACAGGGTAGGGGATGTACAAATGACTTTAACGTAATTGATTCTTCACCGTTGTACTATTGTAACATATTATAAATTAAAGCGGACCGAAAAATTGTTCATGCCacattacacattttttttatcttgcaATTTCCGTAACATGAACCCATACCGTAACGCTATATTAGAACAATTTCCGACTTGTTTTTGCCACAGTACGAAGGGGTTACACACATAAAAGgttgaaaataatattttatactTTACATTTCAGTGTGGTTTCAAGATGGATAGGggaaaaaagttgtttttaaagaagcTGGAatgtgaagaagaaagtgTTGTTTAAAAGGCGGCGACCAGATGTTTAATTAAGTCTTATTTATTCTGAATTTTGTGACGCAAAAAATCAGATATTTCaagcgtattttttttttcatgatctatttattttaaaaagtcgTGGAAAATTATTCTAATTTCCTACCTACATTAAATTTGTAAACAATTTACTTTAGGATAAGTAGCATGCCTAAAACATTAAGGTTAAAGCATTACAAACGTTAGAACTTGCGAAACTTAAGTATCAAAAGCTGAGCTCAGTGGCCTGGTTACTGAAAATTCAAGTATCGGGTCGCCGCCATTGATATTTAATTGAGTAAAGTGCTCAAGGTAACACATCGGTCTATGAATAATAGACGAGTTCAATTTGTGTTCGATAAGGGCGACGGGATTCGTGATAAATAGATGGGATACAAGCTCAAAAATGATACATGAGATCATATACAAAGTCGTAAGCAACTGCGCTTCTACATGTGGTTTGGGCTGGGAATATTGAGTGCGCACCCAATTAAcaagaaatttaaaatattcgCCTTTAAAGCTAGCAAAACGCAGGTTCAAATTAGCACATGATAAAATGCTTATGAATGAACATCCTGGAGTGTTCGTTACCACCACCGAGACTGTGGTCCAAAACTAAAAGAATGGCTTTGCGTTAGAGGAATAGACCCGGGAATGGTGGAGGGCAAAGAGCCTATAGGCTGCGCCATCGGTGCTGGGCGTAGGCTTTGGTTCATGGTGGCTAAAGATGGTAGTTGCATGGAAGACGGATCAACGCTGTTGGCTCCTATCCCATTCATGCTGAATGCGTTGACCATGTTTGGTGCATTCCTATTAAAAGACATGGCGTTCATGCAAGcagccgctgctgctgccgaATTAGTCAGTGAAAATTCGTGAGCTTGGACGTTGTTGAGGGATTTGTCAGGCCCCGGGATGTTACTGGCACTGGATGCGCCATTAGTCAAACCTCCAATCATACAAGTTCTCCCATCTCTCACAAGGACCGGGACGGCCACTCTCCGGGCAGAAGGTAACGGCTGTTGAAGATCTTGAACGTTTTTCTCGTGTCGGGCTCGTTTCGTCTTGTATCGGTGATTTTGGAACCAGATCTTGACTTGAGTCGGCGTTAAGCGGATGATGCTGGCTAAATGCTCTCGTTCGGGTGCGGACAAGTAGCGTTGCTGGCGGAAACGACGCTCTAGTTCGTAGGTTTGAGCTTTGGAGAATAATACACGTCTTTTGCGTTTTTTGCTCATACCTTGTCCGTCTTCAGCATTCGTTCTCTCCAGACGGGAATGGGACGGCTCTTTCCGTTTCGCCCCGTGAGCGAGCTCGtcatcttcgtcgtcatcGCTGTCGCTTAGTCCTTCATCCTGCATCCTGGAATCATCGCGCATATCACCGCTGCTTCCACTAGCATTGAAAACGTCCAGGTCACTACTGTCGTCCAGGATGCCGTTGTTACAGTCAGTGCTATCGGGACAAGCGTCATCCTGACGCGAACGGGACTGTTGGCTATCGGCTTTGAAGTTGGCATTAGCTTCTTGAATGGGCGTAGAACAAGTTGTGTCGGGACTGAGAGGCGTCACGTTGATGGTAGCCCTCGCTTTGGCCGTTCGCGCTTCCCACCGAGAACTGGCCTCCAACGAAGACATAGCAAAGTTTTCGGCCGCCTGTTGACGCTGGGAATGGGCGAACAACCCGAGTTGTCCCAAGCCTTTAGTTTGAAATAAAATCGAAACCTTATTAATTTCTTTGCTTCGTATAGCCTGTTATATTCTCTCATTTTCGCGAAATATCTCGAGCGTTTTGATTGAATCAACGTTAAACGAAAAGTGAAACTACGGGAAGTTTACTCGTAAAACTGCTGGACATTTCGACAGTTCAACTGCAATTAAGAAGCTCGCTATTTAAGAAACGTTAAGATAAACCTACGAATGAATGAATGATAGATCCCtcctaaagaaaaaataaattacaaataaaagttgcaaaaaaatgttaacttACTTAAGTGCCGATTCGGCGTGGTTATCGCTGACGTAGGCCATCGGGCTAAACTATAGAGTAGATCCGACGGATAACCAACTGGGTATTCGATAGTCGGATGCCGTGGGAATGAGCCGTTATAAGGTCCGTGAAGGCTCTCTCCGAGCATTTGGAAAGTAGGTGAGAACAAACTGCTCGTCAAAAGCCCttctgccaaaaaaaaagaaggaataggTTTATAGATTTATGACTTAAGCAACGTCATGATTGCTGCATTCTGAAGGTGGGCTTGCAACCATCGTTGGAAACTTGAACGGAAGCTACGACTGCTAACCCTCTGCGCGTAAACAACTTGAACTGATGTCTTACTTTGCTCCCCCGCTATATGAGATCGGGCATTGAAATGCTTTTCtagttgtgtgtgtatagctatacagaaattttaaaaccatTCGGAAACAAGGTGTGACTTACCAGTTCCAGTAGAAGGTGAAATCTTGTCTTTTGAGCAGCTGGTCGTTTTGACGTTTGGTAGATCTAAGATGTCTTTTACTGTGAAACCCGATGGCTTTGTTCCTCCACCGACGCTCGTTTTCACGTCCGTCATTCTAcacagaattttttattattacatcgCATTAAATTTCCATCTCCATACAGGCAGAGTTGATATGAACTCACTATCACTCGATCAAAGTATGACAAATTTGTAACCTCTGAATACAAGATTTGATTTTAACTAATCTACTTTTATGGAAGAGTTGCGACTctgtttaaagaaaagatgatCGTCCGTGTAAAATGCTTACTTTTGATTTTCCTCACTCTTTGACAGTGAGATCGAATCGGCTAGGGAGGTTATCATGATTTGAACGAGCACATTTAAGTCACTGTAACACACTGATCACAATCACTTTGTTCTTTATTTGAAATCACTGCGAAAGATTATAGTTTCAGTAGAGTAATGTCGATCACTGTTTCACAATTCGACTCCACTGTTCCAACAAAGTGCAAGATGGGGCAACTTCCTTTCACTTGTGGTGAGTgtgccaacaaaaaaaaaatgttctcaAGAAGCAAGATTGAAGAGGAAGCTTGTCCTTCTGTTGTGTTGAAATGAGAGGAATTTCACTCAGGGTAAGTGTCGAGGACTGGCGCGTGCGTCTCGTTTCCACCGGCATCGGATACCAAAAGAGAATCACGTAGTGTTTGGCACTCGTGTGAAGTGGAAACTCAAGGGACTCGACGCGCTCGAGAAAGGGCGGGGTCATCCCAAAAAAAGGGGCTGGACTCTACATTGAAGGCCTACAGCGATTGCTTGCCTCTTTCTTAATAGAAAGAAACATTGAATAGCTTAAGATATTTATAACGCTTATCCTTGTAATAGCATCTAATTGTAAATCATTTTAACTCTAAACGTAAATTTCAACTCGAGTCTTTTAATGCCAACTTTTTGCGATAAAACATTTTGTATTGCTGCGAAAACACAATGTGGACGTGCTTTTCTAGCTCTTATAATTTTGTCTTTTGTCTTCTGTTATCTTATAAAGCGGTTCGAACAAAGTGATGCCTCTAACTTGTTCGAAGTCTTCGTGAATAAATTGCGCAAGGGTTTCAAGTGATCACGCGCCACATTGGTCGGTACTCCTCAGCCGGGGAGGGCATAAACCGCTGAATACCCGCAACAAAGGAGGAGCTTGTTTCGAGCGAAAGCCACTGGAAACGACAAACCTCCACGATACTCTATCGATTAAACGAGGCCTCTTTTTAAAGTTTCAAATGCGGCCGTACAGCAGATAGCTTTCAGCCTGATGCTATACTAGAGAAGGTACCATCTATACTCGTGGTCCGTATAGCTTTATCAAGTGAGTTACTGTGCTTAGGTCATTCCTATGTTTAAATAATCAGAAACCGTCTACTGTAGGTCAACATGCGAACTAAAAATAAACGTTTCAGATGGAAACGTGTAAGCATGTACACTATAACTGTTTATCAGCTAGGACAATAGCTTGGACGcagaaaaaattatgtaaaaacaaacagctaACTCTAAATAACAAAGTAGTTTCAGTTGGTTAAAATGAttgccttttttctatttatacgCAATATACGAGTATACTTTTAGTGTACAAGCATTTAGTTTTTAGGGGCATTTCGTTGTCTAAGCTGGATTATATTGCACAAGACAGAGCAAACCGACTCAGGGAATGATCTCTGGAGATCCTCTAGTCGTCAACTTATTTCCGTTCTCGCATGAAGATTCCCTTTCTTTTAGATATTTACCTAGCCTATGTAGGCTACTTTTCTCTCTGGTAAGGTGTTTATCAAAGTAGCCGTTTTGGCTTGTCTAACAGCACTGAAGAGCCAAAAAGcctttaaaaatatttggaGGCACGTTTTCCATATTATCGTTTTTTTGACAACGAAGGGGATAACCTTAATAAATGTTTTTAGCTTTTCAACGTCTTTCACTGACGGTGAGAGTTCGGAAAGATGGCTATCCGCAGCCCTTGGTGTCACCTATTAGCTATCAACTCGTACCGGCTGCACGCTTATAAGcaataatttatttaaatcacTTGCTGCTTGGCAAACTATTAAgtaaattataaaagaaaacttaagTTTGTACAGGAGAGCTATTTTTGGAAAATAGACTTAAAGCTGCAAGATCAAATTCTTAAGCAAAGTGAACCGTATAAGATGATGGACAAACATGACTGACCCTGGACATAAATGGCCTCTTTCTATTATTACGTGAATcaataaaactgaaaatcttAAAACTATCTTGATTGGTGAAGCTGTGTAACCAAGTCTATGTGTAAAAACACACGCACATTCGcacctaaaaaaaatgtacattaAGCTTTTGTACTCCATTTTcagatttttgaaaattggtcagcaaaataaattttggCTGATATGGACACTTTTAATGCTAATAATTATGAACGAGACTAATGCGTTAGATTAATATGCATGGTATGGATAGCTTTTGTTGTTCTGGAACAGACAGTCAACTAGTAGCCATATGAAGGTGGGAGCTATGGTGTGGTGATCGTAAAATAATACAAGAACTAGACCCACTGGGTGTGGAAAATTAGGAAGCAGGCATTACAGGTTATGATGAATAATATCAATTCCAATAAATTTgaccaaaagaaagaaaggttGATTTGATATCAATGCAGACGTCGAAGTTTTACCGGAAGTCGgtttccccccttttattGTGTTTTCCCTCCATTTCATTTGAGCCTATTTACATCGTTTACTGAATATTGACCCTCATGTATCGTAGCAACGATTTTTAAAGGTGACAAGGCTGTCAAACCAGACCCCCGCTGTTGTGTGTACGAGACCAACTGTGTTCGGTCGGTGAGCTTTTATACGAGTTCAAGCGAGTAGAAAATGGATTTAGCACTTGGGCGCTATTTGGGCTATAAGAGAGAAGAGAGGTTTATTCGACGACTGAACCTCTTAACTATAAGCGTATACGCTTTCAGGTTTGAAGCCTCTTCCTCACCTTCcacactgaaaaaaaaaatctctcgTCCTCAAGCTAGTCGATACATAGGGGTGATATGGCTCATGTACAGGCCGCCTATGCATTATCCGGTTTCTGCCTCCTCGGGtcaccctctttttttttcggcattGTACTTTCAATAGCAATGCGACAAGGGCGTGTTGAATGGTTTATATTAGTCTATTTAGATTTCCTTATGCGTGGCGTAGCGTATGTATTTCATGTATCTATGTGTATACAAGCAATGCACGcttaccctttttttgttttggcacTAATATTTCAAcaattaaatgcaaaaaatttcaagacaTCCACTTAATACTTTCTTTAAACATTTTGCCATTATCATTATCTTTGCGGTGTTCTCAGAATTTACATCAAAATTTTAGGTTAGGCTATATTCGTTTACTTATATGATGTGGTATATAAGGCGTATAAAATGTACCATTTCAAAGCAAAACACGAAAGATAACTTTTGGGCAGCCGAGGGGGGAAGCCAATAGAAAATGACTGAAAAGCCTTCATCCGTAGATATATTTGGAATCGAATGGATCAAAAAGATTTATGGAAACGGCAAACGAATATTGTTTTCAGGCGTTAAAATGTCAAGAAGAATTCTCCATCGACGGCGCACCCCACATTGTCATCTTTGTTGATCGAACAATATGCCGGAAGTTCCCACTTTAACAATTCCGAGTCAATTCGCACCCTAGGTGGTCCCCCACCTTAGCCTATCCATTTTTAGTGCAAGGGATACAAGGAAACCATCGGATTTGAACGGAACGCCTAGAAAACCCACACATTCTACTTAAACATTTTTGCAACTGCTTTTCACATTTTGAGTACAGTGCAGtttacaatttaaaatttaaaaaatgagttACTGAGCTACGGTTTCCGAAATACCATGGTCTTCCTACACGTATATATAATATTGATTACagataaataaatttatttcgtaaaaataaatggctGAGAATGGaattatttaaatgaaatcGAGGTATAACATATTAATAGCTATCGGTGTTATTGTAGCGGGATCTTATCACGAATGGGCTATTCAGTAAACAGTCTGTTTGAAGGGTATATATGTACAATTTTACAGGGTATCTGCTATTAATAAAACAGCTTACGGATCAGTCAGTTTTGACGGCTCGAACCAACAAAAGCGGTTAAGTTGGAAAGTTCTACTGCGACCGAGGTGAAGCGATGCACTAGGGAGATAGTGTCTTCTGTGTTGGTTCTAATGCCTCGATGCAAAGTAGCTTGACGTGTCAAGGAAAACAATCTTGAAACGTCGTCTTCAGCCTAAAAGGTTCTTATATATCTGTTTTCTTAGATAACCatgtttttcccccttctttgtTCGTTTGATATGTCTGACCAGCACGAGATGATAACATGGCATAATCATCCGTGTTCCTAGGACTTGTATACCAGTGTTATGTATGTTTAGCAACGGAAATGACTTTACAGAAGAGATTTCTGTTTTTACTTCACTTTCTCCTGGAAATATGTTTATTAATCTCCTGCTTCAGCTTTCCCTATTTCAGTTCTCAACAGGACTTGATCTAACATGTCTATTTTCCCGACATCTCTAGTTTCTCCGGGGCATAACTGACTAGTGCATGTAACCTAATGCCAACACTACACAGGCAAAATAGGGTAAACCATGTTCTGTGTCGGTCATCTATCAACGATCGGCCGCAGTTGCCTCTAACTGAGGTCCCTTCCCTGCCCCGAAAAAAGCCATTCGATTCAACCCGGATTGGATTCGGGGTGAAAAattttccccccattttttggTATTGCGATAAGTAGTTGATGGTTGTGCGAGATATTTATGGCCGTATTGCTGTATATAACCAGTATTCGAAAGGATTCGAATACAACAGGCACGAAGTGCGGTCACAGTGTTAGAGGCATGACCGTGTGCTTGGTTCGTGGTTTGGAGTTCAGAGTGATATGGTGCATGGTGCATGCTAACGTCTATCACTCGAACCACTGCACCAACCCGAGAAAAGGGTATACTTACCTCACCGTACTTACCCTTGCGTTTGTCCGGCTCTCCATCATCCTCGCGATGAACCATTTTTCATCAGGTGACCCCCGCGTTGCATCCCACGGCGGTAGAAAatagataaagaaaacatatttttaccGAGAGAATAGCGTACCTCAAATTGGAAAAAGGTAATATTTACCTTCAAGCTGTGTCCCCTTCACCTGTTTCCATATCTGCATCACAGCGGCTCTTCTGTAGTAGGAGTCACTCCTACATTAAAGGAAACTGCGTCTTGAAGTTATGTTTGGTTAGTTATGCTAGCCACCACTAGATTGCGTTGATAAGCTGAGCGTGAGCGCTGATGGTTAGCACATTTGGCgcaagattttttaaaattttcttatttcattattCTGCGAAAACAGTTTATTTAAGTACTTCTTCTATTACCAACTACTATTACTAACTTGCGCAGTACTAGAGCATTCTGCCTCTGCTCTAGTGGCATCAAGCCAGCAATCGACACGCTTTCTACTAGTAAACATTTCGGGAAAAAAGATGGGTTAGCCCAGTTGCGTACAAAAGAATCGAGTTGGTAAATTCCCCATCGAGAAACACGATTAAACTGGTAGCTCAGTAGTTGTATTAATTGCAAATACAACATTTGATAATGAAACGCTTTACTTGAAAATTTTGCCTTGGTTAAAGGGACGGCCATTTTTATCGGTGCCCGTCCACGAGAAGTATTGTGCCACCAACGCTTTAGTTTCCTCTGAATCAGGGTCCAGTTTCTTCCAGTCATAGGTTTCATAGTCAATTTGCCAATCCGGGCTCAACTGCAtatgatgaaaagaaataaaaatgttaaaacacATCCAATCCTTAGCCAACAAAAAAGCCTTAGAATAGATAATTCTTTTACTTTCCCTCTATTTGTTACACGAAATGTTTATAAAAAACATTCGTGTCTTTGAAAGAGGTTGACATACGTAAtgaattttacctgaaatgcTAAATCTTGTCCACGCCAGACCCAGACTCCCGAGATAGTACTGTCGTTGTCGGCCCCGAACAGGCACATGGATGCAAAGCATTGCTTCCTCATTTTGTCCAACCTTTGATACATGcctattaaagaaaaactattcATGTAAATTCTCAATCAGAGAAATTATCTTTGACTAACCGCCAATCAAATTTGAGGACATGAAGACTTTGGTAAGTTCTTCAGAGTATTTGTACTCCCCAAACCAAATAGAATAATTCTCtttgtcaaacttttcccAGAAGTAAGGGATTGATTTGGTTTCTTCATTGTTTGAATAAAAGCGCTTGAAATCATCCATATTGAAAGTCCCTTTGGGCATTTCATCAAAAGGATCTTTGGATTTTGGTTCCTCAAGCAAAGCTGCTTCAGCAGCATCAAGTTCTTCTGGTTCCTCTTCCGCCTTCTTTGGCTTtggtttttcctctttcttttctttcttcttctcttcctttacagctttcttttcttctttcttggaTGACCCACCCATTTTGCCTATTACATTGAATTGGCATAACATCTCATATTTATGCATTTATGTACATTTCCTTACTTTGGAACTCAGCAAACTTCTTGGGATCCACCTGGCATTCTTTCTGGCACATCTTAAAGTCTCCAAGAACAGCCTTGAACTGGGGTTGGTTGACACAGGTAACAAACCATCTGTTTAAATTTTGGTATGGTTTCCTGTTGGTTTCATCACAAATGTTCTCATAAAGGTGAAGAAGATTGCAGGCAACAACAATGTCTGCAAGGGTTATTTTCTCTCCAACCAAAAACGTGCGGGTTAGAAGATGATTGTTAACAACAGAAAGGATGGTGTTCAACTCCTGCTTGGCATGATCAACAGCCTaggaaaaaagtttaaaaagtttaaaatgttaaaactatgaaaaatatgtttaaaattttcaaaaccTACCTGTTTGTTATATTGAATTATTCCAAGTactggaaaaacaattgtaCAGGACAATGGAAGAATTTCACCATCAGCAAATGACATCCACTGAAGGATATGGGCCTTCTCTACATCACTGTTTCCACGAAGTTGCTGGTTGGCAACTAAATTACAAGACAGAAAAATACTGACATTGCCAGAAAACTAACGGCAACTCGAATTACCGAAATAAGCGATTGCGTTGCTTTCAGCAATGCATTGCCCATCTTGGGATTCAAACGCTGGCACCTAGGACAAATACATTACAGAAACATTAACAAaagtaattaaatttaaagaacTTACTTTC
The nucleotide sequence above comes from Daphnia carinata strain CSIRO-1 chromosome 3, CSIRO_AGI_Dcar_HiC_V3, whole genome shotgun sequence. Encoded proteins:
- the LOC130693783 gene encoding homeobox protein GBX-2-like produces the protein MITSLADSISLSKSEENQKMTDVKTSVGGGTKPSGFTVKDILDLPNVKTTSCSKDKISPSTGTEGLLTSSLFSPTFQMLGESLHGPYNGSFPRHPTIEYPVGYPSDLLYSLARWPTSAITTPNRHLSLGQLGLFAHSQRQQAAENFAMSSLEASSRWEARTAKARATINVTPLSPDTTCSTPIQEANANFKADSQQSRSRQDDACPDSTDCNNGILDDSSDLDVFNASGSSGDMRDDSRMQDEGLSDSDDDEDDELAHGAKRKEPSHSRLERTNAEDGQGMSKKRKRRVLFSKAQTYELERRFRQQRYLSAPEREHLASIIRLTPTQVKIWFQNHRYKTKRARHEKNVQDLQQPLPSARRVAVPVLVRDGRTCMIGGLTNGASSASNIPGPDKSLNNVQAHEFSLTNSAAAAAACMNAMSFNRNAPNMVNAFSMNGIGANSVDPSSMQLPSLATMNQSLRPAPMAQPIGSLPSTIPGSIPLTQSHSFSFGPQSRWW
- the LOC130693889 gene encoding elongation factor 1-gamma-like, which produces MASGTLYTYPSNFRASKALIAAQYSGFKINVASNFVFGETNKSESFLKKFPLGKVPAFESQDGQCIAESNAIAYFVANQQLRGNSDVEKAHILQWMSFADGEILPLSCTIVFPVLGIIQYNKQAVDHAKQELNTILSVVNNHLLTRTFLVGEKITLADIVVACNLLHLYENICDETNRKPYQNLNRWFVTCVNQPQFKAVLGDFKMCQKECQVDPKKFAEFQSKMGGSSKKEEKKAVKEEKKKEKKEEKPKPKKAEEEPEELDAAEAALLEEPKSKDPFDEMPKGTFNMDDFKRFYSNNEETKSIPYFWEKFDKENYSIWFGEYKYSEELTKVFMSSNLIGGMYQRLDKMRKQCFASMCLFGADNDSTISGVWVWRGQDLAFQLSPDWQIDYETYDWKKLDPDSEETKALVAQYFSWTGTDKNGRPFNQGKIFK